The Nocardioides sp. S5 genome includes a window with the following:
- a CDS encoding winged helix-turn-helix domain-containing protein, translating into MLAVQDVRLDPTTRQVWRGEREIRLSRKEFQLLHALMARPGDIVTRGELMADVWQTSFYTNSKTIDVHLGWLRRKLDDDPRNPTLITTHRGRGLRFETAQDTVAS; encoded by the coding sequence GTGTTGGCTGTGCAGGACGTACGACTGGATCCGACCACGCGGCAGGTGTGGCGGGGCGAGCGCGAGATCAGGCTCTCGCGCAAGGAGTTCCAGCTCCTCCATGCGCTGATGGCGCGCCCGGGCGACATCGTCACGCGCGGCGAGCTGATGGCGGACGTGTGGCAGACGTCGTTCTACACCAACTCCAAGACCATCGACGTCCACCTCGGCTGGCTGCGCCGCAAGCTCGACGACGACCCGCGCAACCCCACCCTGATCACCACGCACCGCGGACGCGGGCTGCGCTTCGAGACCGCCCAGGACACGGTCGCGAGCTGA
- a CDS encoding 5-(carboxyamino)imidazole ribonucleotide synthase, with the protein MSSPGQHRAPTLAVIGGGQLARMMAQPAIALGLPLRLLAEAEGVSAAQVIPDQLVGDYTDLPTLRRVTEGASVVTFDHEHVPTDHLHALEADGVAVRPGPGALVHAQDKAVMRRRLAELDVPCPRNAVVTSVADVEAFGLPCVLKTTRGGYDGKGVWVVRALDEAQVAFDAAAAAGVEVLAEELVDFRRELSALVARSPSGQAAAYPVVASTQLDGICHEVIAPAPDLEPALAGEAQEIALCVAGALDVTGILAVELFETTDGRILVNELAMRPHNTGHWSQDGAVTSQFENHLRAVMDLPLGSPAPRSRWTVMVNILGGPTDSGHLYDGLPHAMARDPHLRVHFYGKDLRPGRKVGHVNAFGDDLDDCLERARHAAAWFRGDLGNESE; encoded by the coding sequence GTGTCCTCGCCAGGTCAGCACCGTGCCCCCACGCTCGCCGTCATCGGGGGAGGCCAGCTGGCCCGGATGATGGCGCAACCCGCGATCGCGCTCGGGCTGCCGTTGCGGCTGCTCGCCGAGGCCGAGGGCGTCTCCGCCGCCCAGGTCATCCCCGACCAGCTCGTCGGCGACTACACCGACCTGCCGACCCTGCGCCGCGTCACCGAGGGCGCCAGCGTCGTCACCTTCGACCACGAGCACGTCCCCACCGACCACCTCCACGCACTCGAGGCCGACGGGGTCGCCGTACGCCCCGGCCCGGGCGCGCTGGTGCACGCCCAGGACAAGGCCGTCATGCGCCGGCGGCTCGCCGAGCTCGACGTGCCGTGCCCCCGCAACGCCGTGGTCACCTCGGTCGCCGACGTCGAGGCGTTCGGGCTGCCGTGCGTCCTCAAGACCACGCGGGGCGGCTACGACGGCAAGGGCGTGTGGGTGGTCCGCGCCCTCGACGAGGCGCAGGTCGCCTTCGACGCCGCGGCCGCGGCCGGCGTGGAGGTGCTGGCCGAGGAGCTCGTCGACTTCCGCCGCGAGCTCTCCGCCCTCGTCGCCCGCTCGCCCAGCGGGCAGGCGGCGGCCTACCCCGTCGTCGCCTCCACCCAGCTCGACGGCATCTGCCACGAGGTGATCGCCCCTGCGCCCGACCTGGAGCCCGCCCTGGCCGGTGAGGCGCAGGAGATCGCCCTGTGCGTCGCCGGTGCGCTCGACGTCACGGGCATCCTCGCCGTCGAGCTCTTCGAGACGACCGACGGCCGGATCCTGGTCAACGAGCTGGCGATGCGCCCCCACAACACCGGCCACTGGAGCCAGGACGGCGCCGTGACGTCCCAGTTCGAGAATCATCTCCGCGCCGTCATGGACCTCCCGCTGGGTTCGCCGGCCCCGCGCTCGCGCTGGACCGTGATGGTCAACATCCTCGGCGGACCCACCGACAGCGGCCATCTCTACGACGGTCTGCCCCACGCGATGGCCCGTGACCCGCACCTGCGGGTGCACTTCTACGGCAAGGACCTGCGACCGGGCCGCAAGGTCGGCCACGTCAATGCCTTCGGCGACGACCTCGACGACTGCCTCGAGCGCGCGCGGCACGCCGCCGCGTGGTTCCGCGGCGACCTCGGCAACGAAAGTGAGTGA
- the purE gene encoding 5-(carboxyamino)imidazole ribonucleotide mutase has product MDDTAATPKVAIVMGSDSDWPVMQAAGEVLSELGIAWEADVVSAHRMPTEMVAWGQQAHTRGLSVVIAGAGGAAHLPGMLASLTPLPVIGVPVPLKYLDGMDSLLSIVQMPGGIPVATVAIGNAKNAGILAARILGTSDPDLQQRLVDYQAALADTAHAKGDVVRRAAAGDTRRVGF; this is encoded by the coding sequence ATGGACGACACCGCCGCGACCCCGAAGGTCGCCATCGTCATGGGCTCGGACTCCGACTGGCCCGTCATGCAGGCCGCCGGGGAGGTCCTGAGCGAGCTCGGCATCGCCTGGGAGGCCGACGTCGTCTCCGCCCACCGGATGCCGACCGAGATGGTCGCGTGGGGCCAGCAGGCCCACACGCGCGGCCTGTCGGTCGTCATCGCCGGCGCCGGCGGAGCGGCCCACCTGCCGGGCATGCTGGCCTCGCTCACCCCGCTGCCGGTGATCGGCGTCCCGGTGCCGCTGAAGTACCTCGACGGCATGGACTCGCTGCTCTCGATCGTGCAGATGCCCGGCGGCATCCCGGTCGCGACCGTCGCGATCGGCAACGCCAAGAACGCCGGCATCCTCGCCGCCCGGATCCTGGGCACCAGCGACCCCGACCTCCAGCAGCGCCTCGTCGACTACCAGGCCGCGCTCGCCGACACCGCCCACGCCAAGGGCGACGTCGTACGCCGTGCGGCTGCCGGGGACACCCGGCGCGTGGGCTTCTAG
- the arfB gene encoding alternative ribosome rescue aminoacyl-tRNA hydrolase ArfB, which translates to MRDLHVPAGPGLPEGLVVPAADLVERFSRSPGPGGQSVNTSDSRVELELDLTSTTALTDTQRTRALRRWPDGRIAIAASEHRSQHRNRVAARERLAEMLREALAPPPPPRRKTRPTRGSKERRLRAKKERAGTKALRGRVRDRD; encoded by the coding sequence ATGCGCGACCTCCACGTCCCGGCCGGCCCGGGCCTGCCCGAGGGTCTGGTCGTGCCCGCCGCCGACCTCGTCGAGCGGTTCTCCCGCTCACCCGGGCCCGGCGGGCAGTCGGTCAACACCTCCGACTCGCGCGTCGAGCTCGAGCTGGACCTCACCTCCACCACGGCCCTCACCGACACCCAGCGCACGCGCGCGCTGCGGCGCTGGCCCGACGGACGGATCGCGATCGCGGCCTCCGAGCACCGCTCGCAGCACCGCAACCGCGTCGCCGCGCGCGAGCGCCTCGCCGAGATGCTCCGTGAGGCACTGGCTCCCCCACCCCCGCCGCGGCGCAAGACCCGGCCGACGCGCGGCTCGAAGGAGCGGCGGCTGCGCGCGAAGAAGGAGCGCGCCGGCACCAAGGCCCTGCGCGGGCGGGTGCGGGACCGGGACTAG
- the lhgO gene encoding L-2-hydroxyglutarate oxidase, translated as MGDARVGIVGGGILGVAIAREVVRRRPGTEVVVLEKEDRLAAHQTGHNSGVVHAGIYYKPGSLKAELCTRGRGLLRDFCAEHAIPYVECGKLVVAVDAGEMSRFDTLERTATDNRVPGLRRLSPEEIREVEPHAVGLAALHSPSTAITDYTAITRALGDEVVAAGGQVRLGARVVDIRRRGDGVVVRVEGDPEPLHLDHVVVAAGLQADRVSSMVDGERGPVIVPFRGEYLGVSEAKQDLVRGMVYPVPDPRYPFLGVHFTRRVGGGLEVGPNAVLATRREGYRRRDVSARDLRDVLSWPGSWRLARAHWRTGVDEVVGSASQRAFMRSASRYVPAIGVDDVSRAGSGVRAQAVDRDGSMVDDFRITHADGVTCVRNAPSPGATSSLAIAAHVVDATWPGESRGRTQGQPLGA; from the coding sequence ATGGGGGACGCACGGGTCGGCATCGTCGGGGGCGGCATCCTCGGCGTCGCGATCGCGCGCGAGGTCGTACGACGTCGCCCGGGCACCGAGGTGGTGGTCCTCGAGAAGGAGGACCGCCTCGCCGCGCACCAGACCGGGCACAACTCCGGCGTCGTGCACGCGGGCATCTACTACAAGCCCGGCAGCCTCAAGGCCGAGCTGTGCACCCGCGGTCGCGGCCTGCTGCGCGACTTCTGCGCCGAGCACGCGATCCCCTACGTCGAGTGCGGCAAGCTCGTCGTGGCCGTCGACGCGGGCGAGATGAGTCGCTTCGACACCCTCGAGCGGACCGCCACGGACAACCGGGTGCCGGGCCTGCGCCGGCTGTCGCCGGAGGAGATCCGCGAGGTCGAGCCGCACGCCGTGGGGCTGGCCGCGCTCCACTCGCCGTCCACGGCGATCACCGACTACACCGCCATCACCCGGGCGCTGGGCGACGAGGTGGTCGCGGCCGGCGGACAGGTGCGCCTCGGCGCGCGCGTGGTCGACATCCGGCGCCGCGGCGACGGCGTCGTGGTCCGCGTCGAGGGCGACCCCGAGCCGCTCCACCTCGACCACGTCGTGGTGGCCGCCGGTCTCCAGGCCGACCGGGTCTCCTCGATGGTCGACGGCGAGCGGGGACCGGTGATCGTGCCGTTCCGCGGTGAGTACCTCGGCGTCAGCGAGGCCAAGCAGGACCTCGTGCGTGGCATGGTCTACCCCGTCCCGGACCCGCGCTACCCGTTCCTCGGGGTCCACTTCACCCGCCGCGTCGGCGGTGGGCTCGAGGTCGGGCCCAACGCCGTGCTGGCCACGCGCCGGGAGGGCTACCGCCGTCGCGACGTCTCGGCCCGCGACCTGCGCGACGTGCTGTCGTGGCCCGGCTCGTGGCGGCTGGCGCGCGCGCACTGGCGTACGGGCGTCGACGAGGTCGTCGGCTCGGCCTCGCAGCGCGCGTTCATGCGCTCGGCCTCGCGCTACGTGCCCGCGATCGGCGTCGACGACGTCTCCCGCGCCGGCAGCGGCGTGCGGGCGCAGGCGGTGGACCGCGACGGCAGCATGGTCGACGACTTCCGCATCACCCACGCCGACGGCGTGACGTGCGTGCGCAACGCTCCGTCGCCCGGTGCGACCTCGAGCCTGGCGATCGCGGCGCACGTCGTGGACGCCACCTGGCCGGGGGAGTCGCGTGGCCGGACGCAGGGGCAGCCGCTCGGCGCCTAG
- a CDS encoding Gfo/Idh/MocA family oxidoreductase — MTTRWGIAATGRMAAAFTSDLALLPDAEVAFVGSRSRESAADFAGRFGAGASGTYADLVAAGRAGDVDVVYVATPHPQHHALALAAIEAGTPLLVEKAFTATLAGAEEVVAAARAAEVFCMEAMWTRFQPAVAHVRELVAAGEIGDVVLVQADFGAHRAFDPDSRLFDLTLGGGSVLDLGVYPISLAQHLLGRPDRVIATGTLYPNGADASAAIHLAWADGRAAALTCSLASSTPGRAVIVGTEGSIELEPPFHHPERVVVRRNGEEPKAIERPATGRGYVHQAEEVQRCLAAGLTESPVMPLADTLDVQWVLEECLDQLGIAMSEAPVEL; from the coding sequence ATGACCACGCGCTGGGGAATCGCCGCGACCGGCCGGATGGCCGCCGCCTTCACCTCCGACCTCGCCCTGCTCCCCGACGCGGAGGTCGCCTTCGTCGGCAGCCGCTCGCGGGAGTCGGCCGCCGACTTCGCCGGACGGTTCGGGGCCGGCGCCTCGGGCACGTACGCCGACCTCGTCGCGGCCGGTCGTGCCGGTGACGTCGACGTCGTCTACGTCGCGACACCGCACCCCCAGCACCACGCGCTGGCCCTCGCCGCGATCGAGGCGGGCACGCCGCTGCTGGTCGAGAAGGCTTTCACCGCCACCCTCGCCGGCGCCGAGGAGGTCGTCGCCGCGGCCCGCGCCGCCGAGGTCTTCTGCATGGAGGCGATGTGGACCCGCTTCCAGCCGGCGGTGGCGCACGTGCGGGAGCTGGTCGCGGCAGGCGAGATCGGCGACGTCGTGCTGGTGCAGGCCGACTTCGGCGCCCACCGCGCCTTCGACCCGGACAGCCGGCTCTTCGACCTGACCCTGGGCGGCGGCTCCGTGCTCGACCTCGGCGTCTACCCGATCTCGCTGGCCCAGCACCTGCTGGGCCGCCCGGACCGGGTCATCGCGACCGGCACCCTCTACCCCAACGGCGCGGACGCGTCCGCCGCGATCCACCTCGCGTGGGCCGACGGCCGCGCCGCGGCGCTGACCTGCTCGCTGGCCAGCTCGACGCCGGGCCGCGCGGTCATCGTCGGCACGGAGGGCTCCATCGAGCTCGAGCCGCCCTTCCACCACCCCGAGCGCGTCGTCGTACGCCGCAACGGGGAGGAGCCGAAGGCGATCGAGCGCCCGGCGACCGGGCGCGGCTACGTCCACCAGGCCGAGGAGGTGCAGCGCTGCCTCGCCGCCGGGCTCACCGAGAGCCCGGTCATGCCGCTCGCCGACACCCTCGACGTCCAGTGGGTGCTGGAGGAGTGCCTGGACCAGCTCGGTATCGCGATGTCCGAGGCGCCGGTCGAGCTGTGA
- the gdhA gene encoding NADP-specific glutamate dehydrogenase: MTREEARLQSIYDLVVRRNPGEGEFHQAVREVLDSLGPVVARHPEYTDARVIERICEPERQIIFRVPWVDDAGQVEIHRGFRVEFNSALGPYKGGLRFHPSVYLGIVKFLGFEQVFKNALTGMPIGGGKGGSDFDPKGRSDGEVMRFCQSFMTELYRHIGEYTDVPAGDIGVGGREIGYLFGQYKRITNRYESGVLTGKGTGWGGSAVRKEATGYGTAFFVQEMLRQRGESLDGKKVVVSGSGNVAIYAVEKVHEMGGTVVACSDSAGYVVDEAGIDLELLKELKEVERARISEYAERRPGATYVAGGSIWDVPCQVALPCATENELDDAAARTLVKQGCLVVAEGANMPTTPAGVGTFVDAGVLFAPGKAANAGGVATSALEMQQNASRDSWTHDHAEARLAEIMAGIHERCAAAADDYGRPGDYVLGANIAGFVRVADAMLAMGVV; encoded by the coding sequence GTGACCCGTGAGGAAGCCCGACTGCAATCGATCTACGACCTCGTCGTCCGACGCAACCCGGGCGAGGGTGAGTTCCACCAGGCCGTCCGCGAGGTGCTCGACAGCCTCGGACCGGTCGTGGCCCGACACCCGGAGTACACCGACGCACGGGTGATCGAGCGGATCTGCGAGCCGGAGCGCCAGATCATCTTCCGGGTCCCGTGGGTCGACGACGCCGGTCAGGTGGAGATCCACCGCGGCTTCCGTGTGGAGTTCAACTCCGCGCTCGGGCCCTACAAGGGTGGTCTCCGCTTCCACCCGAGCGTCTACCTCGGCATCGTGAAGTTCCTGGGCTTCGAGCAGGTCTTCAAGAACGCGCTCACCGGCATGCCCATCGGCGGCGGCAAGGGCGGCTCCGACTTCGACCCCAAGGGCCGCTCGGACGGCGAGGTGATGCGCTTCTGCCAGTCCTTCATGACCGAGCTCTACCGTCACATCGGCGAGTACACCGACGTGCCGGCCGGCGACATCGGAGTGGGCGGGCGCGAGATCGGCTACCTGTTCGGGCAGTACAAGCGGATCACCAACCGCTACGAGTCCGGGGTGCTCACCGGCAAGGGCACGGGATGGGGTGGATCAGCGGTCCGCAAGGAGGCGACGGGCTACGGCACCGCCTTCTTCGTGCAGGAGATGCTGCGGCAGCGCGGGGAGTCCCTCGACGGCAAGAAGGTCGTGGTCTCGGGCTCGGGCAACGTCGCCATCTACGCCGTCGAGAAGGTCCACGAGATGGGCGGGACCGTGGTGGCGTGCTCGGACTCGGCCGGCTACGTCGTGGACGAGGCTGGCATCGACCTCGAGCTGCTCAAGGAGCTGAAGGAGGTCGAGCGCGCGCGGATCAGTGAGTACGCCGAGCGGCGCCCGGGGGCGACGTACGTCGCGGGCGGGTCGATCTGGGACGTGCCGTGCCAGGTGGCGCTGCCGTGCGCCACCGAGAACGAGCTCGACGACGCGGCGGCACGCACCCTGGTGAAGCAGGGCTGCCTCGTCGTGGCGGAGGGCGCCAACATGCCCACGACCCCTGCGGGCGTGGGCACCTTCGTGGACGCCGGCGTGCTGTTCGCGCCCGGGAAGGCGGCCAACGCGGGCGGCGTCGCGACCAGCGCGCTGGAGATGCAGCAGAACGCGTCGCGCGACTCGTGGACGCACGACCACGCCGAGGCCAGGCTCGCCGAGATCATGGCCGGCATCCACGAGCGGTGCGCCGCGGCCGCCGACGACTACGGCCGTCCGGGGGACTACGTGCTCGGGGCCAACATCGCCGGTTTCGTCCGGGTCGCGGACGCCATGTTGGCGATGGGCGTGGTCTGA
- a CDS encoding CoA-binding protein — MSSSWQDPATIDRMLDEARTWAVVGLSGDPSRTAYSIASLLQERGKKVVPIHPSFADPEAPPVLGEQGYATLADVPFPIDVVDVFRRSEAAGEFADQAVAIGAAGVWFQLGVVDEDAFARTTGAGVAMVMDTCPAIEWRRRGR; from the coding sequence ATGAGCTCGAGCTGGCAGGACCCCGCGACGATCGACCGGATGCTCGACGAGGCTCGGACGTGGGCCGTCGTCGGCCTCTCCGGCGACCCGTCGCGCACGGCGTACTCGATCGCCTCGCTGCTGCAGGAGCGCGGCAAGAAGGTGGTGCCGATCCACCCCTCGTTCGCGGACCCCGAGGCGCCCCCGGTGCTGGGCGAGCAGGGGTACGCCACCCTGGCCGACGTCCCGTTCCCCATCGACGTGGTCGACGTCTTCCGACGCTCCGAGGCGGCCGGCGAGTTCGCCGACCAGGCCGTGGCGATCGGCGCGGCAGGGGTGTGGTTCCAGCTCGGCGTGGTCGACGAGGACGCCTTCGCCCGCACCACCGGTGCGGGCGTCGCGATGGTCATGGACACCTGCCCCGCCATCGAGTGGCGCAGGCGCGGTCGCTGA
- a CDS encoding DUF6801 domain-containing protein — translation MLHTATRRLGAVAAAGALGASALVALAAPAAQAATAATTYTCTFPALGARDIPVSITATLPPAANAGLDAPAIPVLLSVTLPGDVVDAAKGLFQATSIGGFSNDMVATLDELSSADTADLPLQNARFPQTAVPTTPNTALTLNTPNPLATPGAVPASTVPVSLPGAGTYDIVVPSAFKFTATKQGDVTMLADVPCALKAGSASSLGSIILAENESTTEAEPTKKVTPLGQKTKLKVVVDADNEVPAGKVKVMKGKKVLGKGTLNAKGKVKVTLKKALPAGKTKVKVLYLGDDFTAKSKDKKVVIRVR, via the coding sequence ATGCTCCACACTGCAACCCGGCGCCTCGGCGCCGTCGCTGCCGCCGGCGCCCTGGGCGCCAGCGCACTCGTCGCCCTCGCCGCGCCCGCTGCGCAGGCAGCCACCGCGGCGACCACCTACACCTGCACGTTCCCGGCCCTGGGCGCCCGGGACATCCCGGTCTCCATCACGGCCACCCTGCCGCCGGCGGCCAATGCGGGCCTCGACGCCCCGGCCATCCCGGTGCTCCTGAGCGTGACGCTCCCCGGTGACGTGGTCGACGCCGCCAAGGGCCTGTTCCAGGCCACCAGCATCGGTGGATTCTCGAACGACATGGTCGCCACGCTCGACGAGCTGTCCTCCGCGGACACGGCCGACCTGCCTCTGCAGAACGCGCGCTTCCCGCAGACCGCGGTGCCGACGACGCCCAACACGGCGCTGACGCTCAACACTCCGAACCCGCTTGCCACCCCGGGTGCGGTCCCGGCCTCGACCGTGCCGGTCAGCCTGCCGGGCGCTGGCACGTACGACATCGTCGTGCCGTCGGCGTTCAAGTTCACCGCCACCAAGCAGGGTGACGTGACGATGCTGGCCGACGTCCCGTGTGCGCTCAAGGCCGGTTCGGCGTCGAGCCTCGGCTCGATCATCCTGGCCGAGAACGAGTCGACCACGGAGGCCGAGCCCACCAAGAAGGTCACCCCCCTCGGCCAGAAGACCAAGCTCAAGGTCGTCGTGGACGCCGACAACGAGGTGCCCGCCGGCAAGGTCAAGGTCATGAAGGGCAAGAAGGTGCTTGGCAAGGGCACCCTGAACGCCAAGGGCAAGGTCAAGGTCACGCTGAAGAAGGCGCTGCCCGCGGGCAAGACCAAGGTCAAGGTGCTCTACCTCGGCGACGACTTCACCGCGAAGTCGAAGGACAAGAAGGTCGTGATCCGGGTCCGCTGA
- a CDS encoding acyl-CoA dehydrogenase family protein: MSEFPLYALSEEHQAIREAVRAVADAKIAPFAAAVDEEARYPHEAAEALLASDFHAPHVPEAYGGAGADALATVLVIEEVARACVSSSLIPAVNKLGSLPVQIAGSEELKQKYLGALASGEGGFSYCLSEPDAGSDAGGMKTRAVRDGDEWVIDGVKRWITNAGESEFYTVMAVTDTEKKTRGGISAFVVEKSDAGVSFGAPEKKLGIKGSPTREVYFDKVRLPADRMIGEEGTGFATAMQTLDHTRVTIAAQAVGVAQGALDYALDYAKERQQFGKSIADFQGLQFMLADMGMKIEAARQMTYAAAGRSERGDDDLTFFGAAAKCFASDVAMEVTVNAVQVLGGYGFTRDYPVERMMRDAKITQIYEGTNQVQRIVMARQLLAGVQSEL; encoded by the coding sequence ATGAGCGAGTTCCCCCTCTACGCCCTTTCCGAGGAGCACCAGGCCATCCGCGAGGCGGTCCGCGCCGTGGCCGACGCCAAGATCGCGCCGTTCGCGGCGGCGGTCGACGAGGAGGCGCGCTACCCCCACGAGGCGGCCGAGGCGCTGCTCGCCTCCGACTTCCACGCCCCGCACGTGCCCGAGGCCTACGGCGGCGCCGGCGCGGACGCGCTGGCCACCGTGCTGGTGATCGAGGAGGTCGCCCGTGCGTGCGTGTCGTCCTCGCTGATCCCCGCGGTCAACAAGCTCGGTTCGCTGCCGGTGCAGATCGCCGGGTCGGAGGAGCTCAAGCAGAAGTACCTCGGCGCCCTGGCGAGCGGCGAGGGTGGCTTCTCCTACTGCCTCTCCGAGCCCGACGCCGGCTCCGACGCCGGTGGCATGAAGACCCGCGCGGTGCGCGACGGCGACGAGTGGGTCATCGACGGCGTGAAGCGTTGGATCACCAATGCCGGCGAGTCGGAGTTCTACACCGTCATGGCCGTCACCGACACCGAGAAGAAGACCCGCGGAGGCATTTCCGCCTTCGTGGTCGAGAAGTCCGATGCGGGCGTCTCCTTCGGTGCACCGGAGAAGAAGCTCGGCATCAAGGGCTCCCCGACGCGGGAGGTCTACTTCGACAAGGTCCGCCTCCCTGCCGACCGGATGATCGGCGAGGAGGGCACCGGCTTCGCGACCGCGATGCAGACCCTCGACCACACCCGCGTCACCATCGCCGCCCAGGCCGTCGGCGTCGCCCAGGGGGCGCTGGACTACGCGCTGGACTACGCCAAGGAGCGCCAGCAGTTCGGGAAGTCGATCGCCGACTTCCAGGGGCTGCAGTTCATGCTCGCCGACATGGGCATGAAGATCGAGGCCGCGCGCCAGATGACGTACGCCGCCGCCGGTCGCTCCGAGCGCGGCGACGACGACCTCACCTTCTTCGGCGCGGCGGCCAAGTGCTTCGCCTCCGACGTCGCGATGGAGGTCACCGTCAACGCCGTGCAGGTGCTCGGCGGCTACGGCTTCACCCGCGACTACCCGGTCGAGCGGATGATGCGCGACGCCAAGATCACCCAGATCTACGAGGGCACCAACCAGGTCCAGCGGATCGTGATGGCACGCCAGCTCCTTGCAGGGGTCCAGTCAGAGCTCTGA
- a CDS encoding DUF1707 domain-containing protein, with translation MSSPDPRMRIADSDRERAMADLAGHYAEGRLDHEEYDERLDAIWTARTRADLALLFSDLPRLPVPPPPRPEPAAPRRSRAWQRVPLLPVLAVLIVLSLLTEAPFWLLVFPLVFLRSRHRGASCAPPHGHADYRRSRGSHG, from the coding sequence ATGAGCTCGCCCGACCCCCGGATGCGCATCGCCGACAGCGACCGCGAGCGCGCGATGGCCGACCTCGCCGGCCACTACGCCGAGGGACGCCTCGACCACGAGGAGTACGACGAGCGGCTGGACGCGATCTGGACCGCCCGCACCCGCGCGGACCTGGCGCTGCTCTTCAGCGACCTGCCCCGCCTCCCGGTGCCCCCGCCGCCGCGGCCGGAGCCGGCCGCGCCTCGTCGGTCGCGCGCCTGGCAGCGGGTGCCGCTGCTGCCCGTGCTGGCGGTGCTCATCGTGCTGAGCCTCCTCACCGAGGCCCCGTTCTGGCTGCTGGTCTTCCCGCTGGTGTTCCTGCGCAGCCGCCACCGCGGCGCCTCGTGCGCGCCGCCGCACGGCCACGCCGACTACCGGCGGTCGCGGGGCTCGCACGGCTGA
- a CDS encoding PadR family transcriptional regulator codes for MGHDWPGADWPESNDDNRTDRAGGERDYRRPSGGDWGGTWGQAFSGGRGRKAGGPPPWLGEILGFAGAPQRPQQRSPRVRRGDVRMAIIDVLHRARTAEEPINGYQVIQEIADLSHGEWRPSPGSVYPTIQQLQDEGLVEADDERGRRTIRLTDAGVEWVGAHTDELASVWAPFARTEPAPDDQPSGHADIKSEIGQVVSAVWQLGTQGSEHQKKAALGVLVDTRRRLYGILADGRDAER; via the coding sequence ATGGGACACGACTGGCCCGGGGCCGACTGGCCCGAGAGCAACGACGACAACCGCACCGACCGCGCCGGGGGCGAGCGCGACTACCGCCGCCCCTCCGGCGGCGACTGGGGCGGCACCTGGGGCCAGGCCTTCAGCGGGGGCCGGGGACGCAAGGCCGGCGGCCCGCCGCCGTGGCTCGGCGAGATCCTCGGCTTCGCGGGCGCCCCGCAGCGTCCGCAGCAGCGCAGCCCGCGTGTGCGCCGCGGCGACGTGCGGATGGCGATCATCGACGTGCTGCACCGCGCCCGCACGGCCGAGGAGCCGATCAACGGCTACCAGGTGATCCAGGAGATCGCCGACCTGAGCCACGGTGAGTGGCGCCCCTCCCCCGGGTCGGTCTACCCCACCATCCAGCAGCTGCAGGACGAGGGCCTCGTGGAGGCCGACGACGAGCGCGGCCGTCGCACGATCCGGCTCACCGACGCCGGCGTCGAGTGGGTCGGGGCCCACACCGACGAGCTCGCCTCGGTCTGGGCGCCGTTCGCCCGCACCGAGCCCGCCCCCGACGACCAGCCGTCCGGCCACGCCGACATCAAGAGTGAGATCGGCCAGGTCGTGAGCGCGGTGTGGCAGCTCGGCACGCAGGGCTCAGAGCATCAGAAGAAGGCGGCCCTCGGCGTCCTCGTCGACACCCGTCGCCGCCTCTACGGCATCCTCGCGGACGGACGGGACGCCGAGCGATGA